TTATCTTAAAAATTACTATAGGAATATGAAATCTATTTCTCATTTACCTTGGAATCAAATTTATCAAGATTTAAATACTTATGGCTATGGGAAAATTTCAAATTTATTGGATTTAAAAGAGTGCCAAACACTCATTGCTTAATATGGTAATGATTCCTTATATCGAAGCAAAATCACCATGGCTCGCTACAATTTTGGTCAAGGAGAATATAAGTATTTCACTTATCCTTTACCCACTATTATAGAGAAACTGAGAAGTGAATTTTATCCATATTTAGCACACCTAGCTAACCAATGGTATCAGCAATTGAATATAGAGACTCTCTATCCTAAAGTGTATAGAGAATATCTACAAAAATGCCACATCCTAGAGCAAACTCGACCCACTCCTCTAATTCTTAAATATGAAATGGGAGATTATAACTGTTTACATCAAGATATTTATGGAACAGAAATTTTTCCATTGCAGATGACTATGCTATTATCTCAGCCCTATCAAGATTTTACTGGAGGGGAATTTGTATTGACCGAGCAACGACCACGGATGCAATCTCGAGTTGAAGTAGTTTCATTACATTGTGGAGATGGAGTTATTTTTCCAGTAAGCCAGAGACCCATTGAGGGTAAACGGGGATTTTATCGAGTAAATATGCGTCACGGTGTAAGCCGCTTACATTCAGGTAATCGCTATACATTAGGCATTATTTTCCATGATGCCCGATAATTTTTCTGATGATCTATTTTCTAAGGTAAATGGAGATGTACGTCAGTCTATTGGTGCCCAAGCTTATATACTGCGTGGCTACGCACTGCCCTATGTAAATAGTATTTTAACCGTTTTAAGCACTATATTAATTCAAGCACCTTTACGGCATATGATGACTCCTAATGGACAAAAAATGTCAGTCGCTATGAGTAACTGTGGAAGTTTAGGTTGGACCAGTAGTAAAAAGGGGTACTGCTATACCCAACAAGATCCCGAAACAGGGCAAGATTGGCCACTCTTACCTAAAGTATTTTTAAAACTAGCCTATAATGCGGCTAAAAGTGTAGGATTTTCTAAATTT
This genomic window from Candidatus Nitrosacidococcus tergens contains:
- the alkB gene encoding DNA oxidative demethylase AlkB; its protein translation is MMPDNFSDDLFSKVNGDVRQSIGAQAYILRGYALPYVNSILTVLSTILIQAPLRHMMTPNGQKMSVAMSNCGSLGWTSSKKGYCYTQQDPETGQDWPLLPKVFLKLAYNAAKSVGFSKFIPDACLINSYSPSTRLSLHQDRDEQDLSAPIVSVSLGIRAVFLFGGLKRKDSLQKFPIYHGDIVVWGGVDRLRYHGVLSIAESDHPLLGKQRINLTFRKAG
- a CDS encoding 2OG-Fe(II) oxygenase, yielding MARYNFGQGEYKYFTYPLPTIIEKLRSEFYPYLAHLANQWYQQLNIETLYPKVYREYLQKCHILEQTRPTPLILKYEMGDYNCLHQDIYGTEIFPLQMTMLLSQPYQDFTGGEFVLTEQRPRMQSRVEVVSLHCGDGVIFPVSQRPIEGKRGFYRVNMRHGVSRLHSGNRYTLGIIFHDAR